Proteins encoded within one genomic window of Streptomyces sp. NBC_01314:
- a CDS encoding carbohydrate ABC transporter permease, with protein MTVTVEKTPTARKGPAHHASRTGRPHAAWALPGVLFFTFFAVVPMALALYLSFTSWDGLGDPRPVGLDNWRKLLDDPRMAQSLWLTVVLTVASWVFQTVVALLLGVWAAGRQRNRAILSAVFFVPFLLSSTAIAILFYALLDPNFGIIQKDTLGSQSGAFLAIVFVGGWQFIPFHTLIYQGGARQIPDVLYQAAAIDGAGRYRQFFSITLPQLRHTITTSTVLMVVGSLTYFETVLILTKGGPGTDTAILPYLMYEAGFKTYDFGYASAIASFLVIAATGLSLILVRLTGFGAMRSTREGM; from the coding sequence ATGACCGTCACGGTCGAGAAGACCCCGACGGCGCGGAAGGGGCCGGCGCACCACGCGAGCCGCACCGGCCGCCCGCACGCCGCCTGGGCCCTCCCCGGCGTCCTCTTCTTCACCTTCTTCGCGGTCGTCCCGATGGCCCTGGCCCTCTATCTCTCCTTCACCAGCTGGGACGGCCTCGGCGACCCGCGGCCGGTGGGCCTCGACAACTGGCGCAAGCTCCTCGACGACCCCCGGATGGCGCAGTCCCTGTGGCTGACCGTCGTCCTGACGGTCGCCAGCTGGGTCTTCCAGACGGTCGTCGCCCTGCTGCTCGGCGTCTGGGCGGCGGGCCGCCAGCGCAACCGCGCGATCCTCTCCGCGGTCTTCTTCGTCCCGTTCCTGCTCTCCTCCACCGCCATCGCGATCCTCTTCTACGCCCTCCTCGACCCGAACTTCGGCATCATCCAGAAGGACACCCTGGGCTCGCAGAGCGGCGCGTTCCTCGCGATCGTCTTCGTCGGCGGCTGGCAGTTCATCCCCTTCCACACCCTGATCTACCAGGGCGGGGCCCGCCAGATCCCCGACGTCCTCTACCAGGCCGCCGCCATCGACGGTGCCGGCCGCTACCGCCAGTTCTTCTCGATCACGCTCCCGCAGCTGCGCCACACGATCACCACGTCCACGGTCCTGATGGTCGTCGGCTCCCTGACGTACTTCGAGACGGTCCTGATCCTCACCAAGGGCGGCCCCGGCACGGACACCGCGATCCTGCCCTACCTGATGTACGAGGCGGGCTTCAAGACGTACGACTTCGGCTACGCGAGCGCCATCGCGTCCTTCCTGGTCATCGCCGCGACGGGCCTCTCGCTCATCCTGGTCCGGCTGACGGGATTCGGCGCCATGCGCAGCACCCGCGAAGGGATGTGA
- a CDS encoding carbohydrate ABC transporter permease, whose translation MSHDTLARPTKTDEPSRERVTASRRRRHWTRRPNPVAGLGAFIWLVIVLIPIYAMLSASLTGADKALTGNPLKPPSDPTLDNYNTVLTTGFGHLLSNTAIVAVSVVGIVLALSIPLAYVTVRTRDRWSNAAFRLFLLGVAIPAQAVVVPLYLLIAKLDLYDTLLAVILPTAAFAMPVSVLVLVGTLRDVSEDLYEAMALDGASPLRMLFQLTIPLAKGGISTVVIFSALQAWNGFLFPLIFTQSDEPRVLTLGLFNYVSQFGINIPALLASVVLSGIPIFAVYLVARRALVGGLMGVGGK comes from the coding sequence ATGTCACACGACACGTTGGCGCGCCCCACGAAGACCGACGAGCCCTCGCGCGAGCGCGTGACCGCCTCGCGCCGCCGACGCCACTGGACCAGACGACCCAACCCGGTAGCGGGCCTGGGCGCGTTCATCTGGCTGGTCATCGTCCTGATCCCGATCTACGCGATGCTGTCGGCCTCCCTCACGGGCGCCGACAAGGCCCTGACGGGCAACCCCCTCAAACCCCCCTCGGACCCGACCCTCGACAACTACAACACCGTCCTCACCACCGGCTTCGGCCACCTGCTGAGCAACACGGCGATCGTCGCGGTATCGGTCGTGGGCATCGTCCTGGCCCTGTCCATCCCGCTCGCCTACGTCACCGTCCGCACCCGCGACCGCTGGTCGAACGCGGCCTTCCGCCTCTTCCTCCTGGGCGTGGCGATCCCGGCGCAGGCGGTGGTGGTCCCGTTGTATTTGCTGATCGCGAAACTCGACCTCTACGACACCCTCCTGGCCGTCATCCTCCCGACGGCCGCCTTCGCGATGCCGGTCTCGGTCCTGGTCCTGGTGGGCACACTCCGGGACGTCTCCGAAGACCTGTACGAGGCGATGGCGCTGGACGGCGCGTCCCCGCTCCGGATGCTCTTCCAGCTGACGATCCCGCTGGCCAAGGGCGGCATCAGCACGGTCGTCATCTTCTCCGCGCTCCAGGCCTGGAACGGCTTCCTCTTCCCGCTGATCTTCACCCAGTCCGACGAGCCGCGCGTCCTCACCCTCGGACTCTTCAACTACGTCAGCCAGTTCGGCATCAACATCCCCGCCCTGCTCGCCTCGGTCGTCCTCTCCGGCATCCCGATCTTCGCCGTGTACCTGGTGGCGCGACGGGCGCTGGTGGGCGGATTGATGGGGGTGGGAGGCAAGTGA
- a CDS encoding glycoside hydrolase family 3 N-terminal domain-containing protein → MTTAPWRDPALPAAARVDDLLSRMTLEEKTAQLYGVWVKSDANGEDIAPDEQGMTESFDFDELITRGLGQLTRVFGTAPVDPALGARALARAQRRIMAANRFGIPAVAHEECLAGFTAWRATAYPVPLAWGATFDPALVEEMARRIGHDLASVGIHQGLSPVLDVVRDPRWGRVEETIGEDPYLVATVGTAYVRGLESAGIVATLKHFAGYAASVGARNHAPVRAGVREFADVTLPPFEMALREGGARSVMAAYTETDGVPVSADPHLLTELLREDWGFTGTVVSDYFGVGFLETNHRVAGSRAEAAHAALAAGLDVELPTLRCYGKPLLEAVRAGGIPESLVDRAARRVLLQKCELGMLDEGWDPEPAVDRISLDSTANRALARRLAEESVVLLDNPDDVLPLAPDIRIAVVGPRADDPLAMLGCYSFPSHVLPAHPGTPLGIEIPTVLQSLRTELPDAKITYAAGSDVDGADTGGFPEAVARASEADVCVAVLGDRAGLFGRGTSGEGCDAEDLRLPGVQSELLDALIATGTPVVALLLTGRPYALGRWHGRLAGVVQAFFPGEEGGPAVAGVLSGRVSPSGRLPVSVPHRPGGQPWTYLQPPLGLLGAASNLDPTPLYPFGHGRSYTTFEWTDFTDAEEEGAGIATDGDDTYDVSLTVRNTGERAGAEVVQLYLHDPVASVTRPDVRLIAYRRVELEPGEARRVTFRFHPDVSSFTDRSGRRTVEPGALELRLAASSVDVRHRVRLTLAGPVREVGPDRRLHCETEVQAVES, encoded by the coding sequence ATGACCACGGCCCCTTGGCGTGACCCCGCCCTGCCCGCAGCGGCCCGGGTCGACGACCTTCTCTCCCGGATGACCCTGGAGGAGAAGACCGCCCAGCTGTACGGCGTGTGGGTGAAGAGCGACGCGAACGGCGAGGACATCGCCCCCGACGAGCAGGGCATGACGGAGTCGTTCGACTTCGACGAGCTGATCACCCGGGGCCTCGGTCAGCTCACCCGCGTCTTCGGCACGGCCCCCGTGGACCCGGCGCTGGGCGCGCGAGCACTGGCCCGCGCCCAGCGCCGCATCATGGCCGCGAACCGTTTCGGCATCCCCGCCGTCGCCCACGAGGAGTGCCTGGCCGGCTTCACCGCCTGGCGCGCGACCGCCTACCCGGTCCCCCTGGCCTGGGGCGCGACCTTCGACCCCGCGCTCGTGGAGGAGATGGCCCGGCGGATCGGCCACGACCTGGCCTCCGTCGGCATCCACCAGGGCCTGTCCCCCGTCCTGGACGTGGTCCGCGACCCGCGCTGGGGGCGGGTCGAGGAGACGATCGGCGAGGACCCGTACCTGGTGGCCACGGTTGGCACGGCGTACGTACGGGGCCTTGAGTCGGCCGGCATCGTGGCCACGCTCAAGCACTTCGCCGGGTACGCCGCGTCCGTCGGCGCCCGCAACCACGCGCCCGTGCGGGCCGGGGTACGGGAGTTCGCGGACGTGACGCTTCCCCCCTTCGAGATGGCGCTGCGCGAGGGCGGCGCGCGCTCGGTCATGGCCGCCTACACGGAGACGGACGGCGTCCCGGTCTCGGCGGACCCGCATCTGCTGACCGAACTCCTGCGCGAGGACTGGGGCTTCACCGGCACGGTCGTCTCCGACTACTTCGGCGTCGGCTTCCTGGAGACGAACCACCGCGTGGCGGGAAGCCGCGCGGAGGCCGCGCACGCGGCCCTGGCTGCGGGCCTCGACGTGGAACTGCCGACCCTGCGCTGCTACGGCAAGCCCCTCCTGGAGGCGGTACGGGCGGGCGGGATCCCGGAGTCCCTGGTGGACCGGGCCGCCCGCCGGGTCCTGCTCCAGAAGTGCGAGCTGGGCATGCTGGACGAGGGCTGGGACCCGGAACCGGCCGTCGACCGCATCTCCCTGGACTCGACGGCCAACCGCGCCCTGGCGCGCCGCCTGGCCGAGGAGTCGGTGGTGCTGCTGGACAACCCGGACGACGTACTGCCGCTGGCCCCCGACATCCGCATCGCCGTGGTGGGCCCCCGCGCCGACGACCCCCTCGCCATGCTCGGCTGCTACTCCTTCCCCTCCCACGTCCTCCCGGCCCACCCCGGCACCCCGCTGGGCATCGAGATCCCGACCGTCCTCCAGTCCCTGCGCACCGAACTTCCCGACGCGAAGATCACGTACGCGGCAGGGAGTGACGTGGACGGCGCGGACACCGGAGGGTTCCCGGAGGCGGTGGCGCGGGCGTCCGAGGCCGACGTCTGCGTGGCTGTGCTCGGCGACCGGGCGGGCCTCTTCGGCCGGGGCACCTCGGGTGAGGGCTGCGACGCGGAGGACCTCCGCCTGCCGGGGGTCCAGTCCGAACTCCTGGACGCGCTGATCGCCACGGGCACACCGGTGGTGGCGCTCCTGCTCACCGGGCGCCCCTACGCGCTGGGCCGCTGGCACGGACGACTGGCGGGCGTGGTCCAGGCGTTCTTCCCCGGGGAGGAGGGCGGCCCGGCGGTGGCGGGAGTGCTGTCGGGCCGCGTCTCCCCGTCCGGCCGCCTCCCGGTGAGCGTCCCGCACCGGCCCGGGGGCCAGCCGTGGACGTACCTCCAGCCGCCGCTGGGTCTTCTGGGCGCCGCGAGCAACCTCGACCCGACCCCCCTGTATCCCTTCGGGCACGGCCGCTCGTACACGACGTTCGAGTGGACGGACTTCACGGACGCGGAGGAAGAGGGCGCCGGGATCGCCACGGACGGGGACGACACGTACGACGTCTCGCTGACCGTCCGCAACACGGGGGAGCGGGCGGGCGCGGAGGTCGTCCAGCTCTACCTGCACGACCCGGTGGCCTCGGTGACCCGCCCGGACGTACGCCTGATCGCCTACCGGCGCGTGGAACTGGAGCCGGGCGAGGCGCGGCGGGTGACCTTCCGCTTCCACCCGGACGTGTCGTCCTTCACGGACCGTTCGGGGCGGCGGACGGTCGAACCGGGGGCCCTGGAACTGCGGTTGGCCGCGTCGAGCGTGGACGTACGCCACCGGGTGCGGCTGACACTCGCGGGCCCTGTCCGCGAGGTCGGCCCGGACCGCCGGTTGCACTGCGAGACGGAGGTCCAGGCCGTGGAGAGCTGA
- a CDS encoding PH domain-containing protein encodes MSDSIEREYGRRRGVPPAFLITLAAAGLVTAGALDAMATLGPSGWEVLAVATWLTVAGRGALEQLRARTFVTADGVTVRGTIRTRSWAWSDIYGIRVEDNKGSTPHWSGYLYATDGRRVRLPHLDEYQLTDPIAEVADLCATALGLGLTSLETRPEVEERIARGTRRRSAVRRAGRASLVVAAVMFVLTTGLVFTDRPTHTLLLLGGVPLLCLAVFFLVLDRVGESRNRRLTHPVTRTSTGAPPD; translated from the coding sequence ATGAGCGACAGCATCGAGCGGGAGTACGGCAGACGGCGGGGCGTACCGCCCGCGTTCCTCATCACGCTGGCCGCGGCGGGGCTGGTCACCGCCGGCGCGCTGGACGCGATGGCGACGCTCGGGCCGTCGGGCTGGGAGGTGCTGGCCGTGGCGACCTGGCTGACCGTCGCCGGCCGGGGCGCGCTGGAGCAGTTGCGGGCGCGTACGTTCGTCACGGCCGACGGGGTCACCGTCCGCGGAACGATACGCACCCGCAGCTGGGCCTGGTCCGACATCTACGGCATCCGGGTCGAGGACAACAAGGGGAGCACCCCTCACTGGTCGGGGTATCTCTACGCCACCGACGGCCGCCGGGTCCGCCTCCCCCACCTCGACGAGTACCAGCTGACCGACCCGATCGCCGAGGTCGCCGACCTGTGCGCCACGGCCCTGGGGCTCGGGCTCACGTCCCTGGAGACGCGGCCCGAGGTGGAGGAGCGCATCGCCCGAGGAACGCGGCGGCGCAGCGCTGTGCGGCGGGCGGGCCGTGCGAGCCTGGTCGTCGCGGCCGTCATGTTCGTCCTCACCACCGGGTTGGTCTTCACCGACCGGCCGACGCACACGCTCCTGCTGCTCGGCGGCGTCCCGCTGCTCTGCCTCGCCGTCTTCTTCCTCGTCCTGGACCGCGTCGGCGAGAGTCGCAACCGCCGCCTCACCCACCCAGTGACTCGAACCTCCACCGGTGCACCGCCCGACTGA
- the tsaD gene encoding tRNA (adenosine(37)-N6)-threonylcarbamoyltransferase complex transferase subunit TsaD, giving the protein MADEPLVLGIETSCDETGVGVVRGTTLLADAIASSVDEHARFGGVVPEVASRAHLEAMVPTIHRALKEAGVSAQDLDGIAVTAGPGLAGALLVGVSAAKAYAYALGKPLYGVNHLASHICVDQLEHGALPEPTMALLVSGGHSSLLLSTDITSDVRPMGATIDDAAGEAFDKIARVLNLGFPGGPVIDRYAKEGDPSAIAFPRGLTGPRDAAYDFSFSGLKTAVARWIEARRAAGEDVPVRDVAASFQEAVVDVLTRKAVRACRDQGVDHLMIGGGVAANSRLRVLAQERCEAAGIRLRVPRPKLCTDNGAMVAALGAEMMARGRAASDWDLSADSSLPVTDPHVPGRAAGHGHGHGHAHDHDHVHEPAKDNLYS; this is encoded by the coding sequence ATGGCTGACGAACCGCTGGTCCTGGGGATCGAGACCTCCTGCGACGAGACCGGCGTCGGCGTCGTGCGCGGCACGACACTGCTGGCCGACGCGATCGCGTCGAGCGTCGACGAGCACGCCCGCTTCGGCGGTGTGGTGCCCGAGGTCGCCTCCCGCGCGCACCTGGAGGCGATGGTCCCGACGATCCACCGCGCGCTGAAGGAAGCGGGGGTGAGCGCGCAGGACCTCGACGGCATCGCGGTCACCGCCGGGCCGGGGCTGGCGGGTGCGCTGCTGGTGGGCGTCTCGGCCGCGAAGGCGTACGCGTACGCGCTCGGCAAGCCGCTGTACGGCGTCAACCACCTCGCCTCCCACATCTGCGTCGACCAGCTGGAGCACGGGGCGCTGCCCGAGCCGACGATGGCGCTGCTGGTGTCGGGCGGGCACTCGTCGTTGCTGCTGTCCACGGACATCACGTCGGACGTACGGCCGATGGGTGCGACGATCGACGACGCGGCGGGCGAGGCCTTCGACAAGATCGCGCGGGTGCTGAACCTCGGGTTCCCGGGCGGCCCGGTCATCGACCGGTACGCGAAGGAGGGGGACCCGAGCGCGATCGCGTTCCCGCGCGGGCTCACCGGGCCCCGCGACGCCGCCTACGACTTCTCCTTCTCCGGTCTGAAGACCGCCGTGGCCCGCTGGATCGAGGCCAGGCGGGCGGCCGGGGAGGACGTGCCGGTGCGGGATGTCGCCGCGTCCTTCCAGGAGGCCGTGGTGGATGTGCTGACGCGCAAGGCCGTGCGGGCCTGTCGCGACCAGGGGGTGGATCATCTGATGATCGGCGGTGGCGTCGCCGCCAACTCCCGGCTGCGGGTGCTGGCTCAGGAGCGGTGCGAGGCAGCCGGGATCAGACTCCGGGTGCCCCGGCCCAAGTTGTGCACGGACAACGGCGCGATGGTGGCCGCGCTGGGCGCCGAGATGATGGCACGGGGGCGGGCCGCATCGGACTGGGACCTGTCTGCGGACTCGTCGCTGCCGGTGACGGATCCGCATGTGCCGGGGCGCGCCGCCGGGCACGGCCATGGACACGGTCATGCGCACGACCACGATCACGTGCACGAGCCGGCGAAGGACAACCTGTACTCGTGA
- the rimI gene encoding ribosomal protein S18-alanine N-acetyltransferase produces MTTPVLREMRWWDIEPVLELEKDLFPEDAWSRGMFWSDLAHARGPQATRRYYVAEDVGGDGGGRRIVGYGGLASAGDVADVQTIAVAREHWGTGLGALILTELLRVATTFECAQVMLECRVDNVRAQKLYERFGFEAIGFRRGYYQPGNVDALVMRLNDPSASVQGTEING; encoded by the coding sequence GTGACGACTCCGGTGCTGCGCGAGATGCGCTGGTGGGACATCGAGCCCGTCCTGGAGCTGGAGAAGGACCTCTTCCCCGAGGACGCCTGGTCCCGCGGCATGTTCTGGTCGGACCTCGCCCACGCGCGCGGGCCCCAGGCGACCCGGCGGTACTACGTGGCCGAGGACGTCGGCGGTGACGGCGGGGGCAGGCGGATCGTCGGCTACGGGGGCCTGGCCTCCGCCGGGGACGTCGCCGACGTCCAGACCATCGCCGTCGCCCGGGAACACTGGGGCACCGGCCTCGGCGCGCTGATCCTCACCGAGCTGTTGCGGGTCGCCACCACGTTCGAGTGCGCCCAGGTGATGCTCGAATGCCGGGTCGACAACGTCCGCGCCCAGAAGCTCTACGAACGCTTCGGCTTCGAGGCGATCGGCTTCCGCCGCGGCTACTACCAGCCGGGGAACGTGGACGCCCTCGTCATGCGCCTCAACGACCCTTCCGCATCCGTACAAGGAACCGAGATCAATGGCTAG
- the tsaB gene encoding tRNA (adenosine(37)-N6)-threonylcarbamoyltransferase complex dimerization subunit type 1 TsaB: MLLLALDTATPAVTVALHDGTDVVAASSQVDARRHGELLLPAVDRVLAEAGTRLDAVTGIVVGIGPGPYTGLRVGLMTADTFGLALGVPVHGLCTLDGLAYAAGAEGTVGGPFVVATDARRKEVYWARYEDARTRVTEPAVDRPADISDAVAGLPVVGAGAVLYPDAFPDARAPEHVSAAALAALAAERLAAGGELEAPRPLYLRRPDAQVPKNYKVVTPK; the protein is encoded by the coding sequence GTGCTCTTGCTCGCTCTGGATACCGCCACCCCCGCCGTCACCGTCGCGCTGCACGACGGGACGGACGTCGTCGCCGCGTCGAGTCAGGTGGACGCGCGTCGCCACGGGGAACTGCTGCTGCCCGCCGTCGACCGGGTCCTCGCCGAGGCGGGCACCCGCCTCGACGCCGTCACCGGCATCGTCGTGGGCATCGGTCCCGGCCCGTACACCGGGCTGCGCGTCGGCCTCATGACCGCCGACACCTTCGGCCTCGCCCTCGGGGTCCCCGTCCACGGCCTGTGCACCCTCGACGGGCTCGCGTACGCGGCCGGTGCCGAGGGAACGGTCGGGGGACCGTTCGTGGTGGCGACCGACGCCCGGCGCAAGGAGGTGTACTGGGCGCGGTACGAGGACGCGCGGACGAGAGTCACCGAACCGGCCGTCGACCGGCCCGCCGACATCTCCGACGCGGTGGCCGGGCTGCCCGTGGTGGGAGCCGGGGCGGTCCTCTATCCCGACGCCTTCCCGGACGCCCGCGCGCCCGAGCATGTCTCCGCGGCCGCCCTGGCGGCGCTGGCCGCCGAACGGCTCGCGGCGGGCGGGGAACTGGAGGCGCCCCGGCCGCTGTATCTGCGCCGGCCCGACGCCCAGGTGCCCAAGAACTACAAGGTGGTCACCCCCAAGTGA
- a CDS encoding L,D-transpeptidase, with protein MASSSSVFVAGLTAAAIAAVGFLTYQASAHVPDDLGKPSPSKSSALPKSKAPGDREKDTDEVLPDDSGAGERVVYSLDDDRVWLVGANEKVTRTFEVTPSTVDPTPATYTVSSRSAAVTGSDGTPIENVVRFATVDGVSIGFSAAVDGSTPEPDPTTKTGGIREARKDGKAMWEFAGIGTKVVVVE; from the coding sequence GTGGCCAGTAGCAGCTCGGTATTCGTGGCCGGGCTCACCGCGGCGGCCATCGCCGCAGTCGGTTTCCTCACCTATCAGGCATCGGCGCACGTGCCCGACGACCTCGGGAAGCCGTCCCCCTCCAAGTCCTCGGCACTTCCGAAGTCCAAGGCCCCCGGCGATCGGGAGAAGGACACCGACGAGGTCCTCCCCGACGACTCGGGCGCCGGCGAACGCGTCGTCTACTCCCTCGACGACGACCGCGTCTGGCTGGTCGGCGCGAACGAGAAGGTCACCCGCACCTTCGAGGTCACCCCCAGCACGGTCGACCCCACCCCCGCCACCTACACGGTCTCGTCCCGCTCCGCCGCCGTCACCGGCTCGGACGGCACCCCCATCGAGAACGTCGTCCGCTTCGCCACGGTCGACGGCGTCTCCATCGGCTTCAGCGCGGCGGTCGACGGCTCCACCCCCGAGCCCGACCCCACCACCAAAACGGGCGGCATCCGCGAGGCCCGCAAGGACGGCAAGGCCATGTGGGAGTTCGCCGGCATCGGCACGAAGGTGGTCGTGGTCGAGTAA
- the tsaE gene encoding tRNA (adenosine(37)-N6)-threonylcarbamoyltransferase complex ATPase subunit type 1 TsaE has translation MEAPAAPHVPGESGTSLRITVNSPDQMLELGRRLAKLVRAGDLVMLNGELGAGKTTLTRGLGEGLGVRGAVTSPTFVIARVHPSLVEGPPLVHVDAYRLGGGLDEMEDLDLDVSLPDSVIVVEWGEGKVEELTDDRLNVVIHRAVGDTTDEVRQVTVTGLGERWASVELGVLSA, from the coding sequence ATGGAAGCGCCAGCAGCACCGCACGTCCCGGGTGAGTCCGGCACGTCTCTGCGGATCACCGTAAATTCGCCCGACCAGATGCTGGAGCTGGGCCGTCGCCTGGCCAAGCTCGTGCGCGCGGGCGATCTCGTGATGCTCAACGGGGAGTTGGGCGCCGGGAAGACGACCCTGACCCGGGGGCTCGGGGAGGGGCTGGGGGTGCGGGGTGCGGTCACCTCGCCGACCTTCGTCATCGCCCGGGTGCATCCCTCGCTGGTGGAGGGGCCGCCGCTCGTCCACGTCGACGCGTATCGCCTGGGCGGCGGGCTGGACGAGATGGAGGACCTCGATCTCGACGTCTCGCTGCCGGATTCGGTGATCGTCGTGGAGTGGGGCGAGGGCAAGGTCGAGGAGCTGACGGACGACCGGCTGAACGTGGTCATCCATCGGGCTGTCGGGGACACCACGGACGAGGTACGGCAGGTGACCGTCACCGGGCTGGGCGAGCGGTGGGCTTCGGTGGAGCTGGGTGTGCTATCGGCCTGA
- a CDS encoding alpha/beta fold hydrolase, whose protein sequence is MSESSAEAVEAVASAAAASAASGDGIWRRAGVAGAAIGVVAAGAAAGVAIERLTVGRGMRRKAQLALDSTGPYGALRGTPGKAYADDGTELYYEVDDVEPEAALSPRRRRLFGRKAPAPVTVVFSHGYCLNQDSWHFQRAALRGVVRTVHWDQRSHGRSGRGAQVQNGLPVTIDQLGRDLKAVIDAAVPEGPVVLVGHSMGGMTVMALAAHDPELIRERVVAVALVGTSSGRLGEVNFGLPVAGVNAVRRVLPGVLKALGQQAALVERGRRATAELFAGIIKRYSFASRDVDPAVARFAERMIEGTPIDVVAEFYPAFTEHDKTEALVAFTELPVLVLAGVKDLVTPSEHSEAIADLLPDAELVLVPDAGHLVMLEHPEVVTDRLADLLTRAGAVPAGATVSGYGSASSTARPG, encoded by the coding sequence GTGAGCGAGAGCAGCGCGGAGGCCGTGGAGGCCGTCGCGAGCGCGGCCGCCGCCTCGGCCGCGTCCGGCGACGGGATCTGGCGCAGAGCCGGTGTCGCGGGAGCGGCGATAGGCGTGGTCGCGGCGGGAGCGGCGGCCGGCGTCGCCATAGAGCGGCTCACCGTCGGGCGCGGCATGCGCAGGAAGGCCCAGCTGGCGCTCGACTCCACCGGCCCGTACGGGGCGCTGCGCGGCACCCCCGGCAAGGCGTACGCCGACGACGGCACCGAGCTGTACTACGAGGTCGACGACGTCGAGCCGGAGGCCGCGCTCTCACCCCGCAGGCGCCGGCTCTTCGGCCGCAAGGCACCGGCCCCGGTCACCGTCGTCTTCAGCCACGGCTACTGCCTCAACCAGGACTCCTGGCACTTCCAGCGGGCCGCGCTGCGCGGTGTCGTACGGACCGTGCACTGGGACCAGCGCAGTCACGGCCGTTCCGGCCGGGGCGCCCAGGTGCAGAACGGGCTGCCGGTCACCATCGACCAGCTCGGGCGCGACCTCAAGGCCGTCATCGACGCGGCGGTGCCCGAGGGGCCCGTCGTGCTCGTCGGCCACTCCATGGGCGGCATGACCGTCATGGCGCTGGCCGCGCACGACCCGGAGCTGATCCGCGAGCGGGTCGTCGCCGTCGCGCTGGTCGGTACGTCGTCGGGGCGGCTCGGCGAGGTCAACTTCGGGCTGCCGGTCGCCGGCGTCAACGCGGTGCGGCGGGTGCTGCCGGGTGTGCTGAAGGCGCTGGGGCAGCAGGCCGCGCTGGTGGAGCGGGGGCGGCGGGCGACCGCCGAGCTGTTCGCCGGGATCATCAAGCGGTACTCGTTCGCCTCGCGGGACGTCGACCCGGCGGTCGCGCGGTTCGCCGAGCGGATGATCGAGGGCACGCCGATCGACGTGGTCGCCGAGTTCTATCCGGCGTTCACCGAGCACGACAAGACCGAGGCGCTCGTGGCCTTCACCGAGCTGCCGGTGCTCGTGCTGGCCGGGGTCAAGGACCTCGTCACGCCGAGCGAGCACAGCGAGGCGATCGCCGATCTGCTGCCGGACGCGGAGCTGGTGCTCGTACCGGACGCCGGGCATCTGGTGATGCTGGAACACCCCGAGGTCGTGACCGACCGGCTCGCCGACCTTCTCACCCGCGCGGGGGCCGTTCCGGCGGGGGCTACCGTAAGTGGTTATGGAAGCGCCAGCAGCACCGCACGTCCCGGGTGA